From the genome of Geothrix sp. 21YS21S-4, one region includes:
- a CDS encoding RNA polymerase sigma factor codes for MNAALPLPAGAGAGFAAPAAESPEYWMSQLKAGREEALAHLMARFERPLCAFLHRRLQGEAGVVQELAQEVFLKCLQHCQRFEEGRPVAAWLFTLAANAATDHLRRRGREVSPPETFDAPDPHVSSPWESVDQSRRIQTLRGALEGLTPRQRAMVLAYYVHEHPVKRIAQDLGCAEGTVKATLFQSLQKLRKTLGPQP; via the coding sequence GTGAACGCGGCCCTTCCCCTGCCCGCCGGCGCAGGTGCCGGTTTCGCCGCCCCGGCGGCGGAGTCGCCCGAGTACTGGATGTCCCAGCTCAAGGCGGGACGGGAGGAGGCCCTGGCCCACCTGATGGCCCGCTTCGAGCGGCCCCTGTGCGCCTTCCTCCACCGCCGGCTCCAGGGCGAGGCGGGGGTCGTCCAGGAGCTGGCCCAGGAGGTCTTCCTCAAGTGCCTCCAGCACTGCCAGCGGTTCGAGGAGGGCCGGCCCGTGGCGGCCTGGCTTTTTACACTCGCGGCTAATGCGGCGACCGACCACCTCCGTAGACGGGGGCGAGAGGTATCCCCTCCCGAGACCTTTGACGCACCGGATCCCCATGTTTCTTCCCCCTGGGAATCCGTGGACCAAAGCCGGCGCATCCAGACCCTTCGAGGGGCCCTGGAAGGGCTGACCCCCCGCCAGCGGGCCATGGTCCTCGCCTACTACGTCCACGAGCACCCCGTGAAACGGATCGCCCAGGACCTCGGCTGCGCTGAAGGAACCGTCAAGGCCACCCTCTTTCAAAGCCTCCAGAAGCTCCGCAAGACCCTCGGACCCCAGCCATGA
- a CDS encoding tol-pal system YbgF family protein, whose translation MTLFLLMAVPALIAPASPDLLSAPAESPSEALFRAGRDLRYAQRWFEASQVYRSLIQSYPTSSRIPDARYWLASCLEQDQRWDDAVRAYTEFLEKHPDQRLLGKEARLNRVRCWGVRQWDSPAATNGLVGALADDREDVRIAAALQLAKRRDGRAIPVLQMGLRADAFSEACRLSLLSMGVQPQAAGPTQGRFLVLRVKERAKSEALTIRLALGLARAVGGYLSDEQLQQAKRKGVDLERLMDQALNSPKGTELFSLEDGKSTVTVTVE comes from the coding sequence ATGACGCTGTTTCTCCTGATGGCGGTTCCGGCGCTGATCGCCCCCGCCTCGCCCGACCTCCTCTCCGCCCCCGCGGAAAGCCCTTCCGAAGCGCTGTTCCGGGCCGGCCGCGACCTGCGGTACGCCCAGCGGTGGTTCGAGGCGTCCCAGGTCTACCGCAGCCTGATCCAGAGCTACCCGACCTCCTCCCGCATCCCCGACGCCCGCTACTGGCTGGCCTCCTGCCTGGAGCAGGACCAGCGCTGGGACGACGCCGTCCGGGCCTACACCGAGTTCCTGGAGAAGCACCCCGACCAGCGCCTCCTCGGCAAGGAAGCCCGGCTGAACCGCGTCCGCTGCTGGGGCGTGCGCCAGTGGGACAGTCCCGCCGCCACCAACGGCCTGGTGGGCGCCCTTGCCGACGACCGCGAGGACGTGCGGATCGCCGCCGCGCTCCAATTGGCCAAGCGCCGCGACGGCCGCGCGATCCCGGTTCTCCAAATGGGCCTCCGGGCGGACGCCTTCAGCGAGGCCTGCCGCCTATCCCTGCTGTCCATGGGCGTCCAGCCCCAGGCCGCGGGTCCCACACAGGGGCGCTTCCTGGTGCTGCGCGTGAAAGAGCGCGCCAAGAGCGAAGCCCTCACCATCCGTCTCGCCCTGGGCTTGGCCCGCGCGGTGGGCGGCTACCTGTCGGATGAGCAGCTGCAGCAGGCGAAGCGGAAGGGCGTGGACCTGGAACGGCTGATGGACCAGGCCCTGAACTCGCCCAAGGGCACCGAGCTCTTCAGCCTCGAGGACGGCAAGAGCACCGTGACGGTGACCGTGGAATAG